In Juglans regia cultivar Chandler chromosome 5, Walnut 2.0, whole genome shotgun sequence, the following are encoded in one genomic region:
- the LOC108987922 gene encoding SURP and G-patch domain-containing protein 1-like protein has product MDKGVPPSLFVNDGSFMERFKQLQQEKENEKENSDKLKVSKPIKIKSGPLTATINKTSVDFKTNDARKNPQAASGGKLAFSLKQKSKIVAPHVKLGADEEDEIDARKVSDDAPMKRQKLGQEDASENSSRQVDVAPPSPSDLTVKKVADKLASFVAKNGRQLEHITRQKNPGDTPFKFLFDESCADYKYYEYRLAEEEKALSQTLEPQASHNGATSTSASRSTSVSQRSLQRHYQTPASALYDATEDLRVQTSAGRSAEVSAPTGADPIMMMEFYMKKAAQEERFRQPKQSKDEMPPPASLQGGPAKKGHHMGDYIPPEELEKFLASCNDAAAQKSAREAAEKAKIQADNVGHKLLSKMGWKEGEGLGSSKSGIADPIMASNVKMNNLGVGAHEPGEVTAEDDIYEQYKKRMMLGYRYRPNPLNNPRKAYY; this is encoded by the exons ATGGATAAAGGAGTGCCTCCTAGCCTCTTTGTTAATGATGGTTCATTCATGGAGAGGTTTAAACAGCTTCAACAAGAAAAGGAGAACGAAAAGGAGAACAGTGACAAACTTAAGGTGTCTAAACCGATCAAAATTAAATCAGGGCCATTGACTGCAACCATTAATAAAACAAGTGTGGATTTTAAGACTAATGATGCACGCAAGAACCCCCAAGCTGCTTCAGGTGGCAAACTTGCTTTTAGCTTGAAACAGAAGTCGAAGATTGTGGCACCTCATGTTAAGTTAGGCgcagatgaagaagatgaaattgaTGCCAGGAAAGTTTCAGATGATGCACCAATGAAACGCCAGAAATTAGGTCAAGAAGATGCCTCTGAGAATTCATCAAGACAAGTGGATGTTG CACCTCCTTCTCCAAGTGATCTTACAGTGAAGAAAGTTGCTGACAAATTAGCAAGTTTTGTGGCTAAAAATGGAAGGCAACTAGAGCATATAACACGTCAAAAAAACCCTGGAGATACCCCTTTTAA GTTTCTGTTTGATGAGAGTTGTGCAGATTACAAATACTATGAATATCGGCTGGCTGAAGAGGAAAAGGCCCTTTCACAGACTCTGGAACCTCAAGCATCTCATAATG GTGCTACAAGCACTTCAGCTTCTAGATCCACCAGTGTTTCCCAAAGGTCTTTGCAGAGGCACTATCAAACCCCTGCTTCTGCTTTATATGATGCCACCGAGGATCTGAGAGTTCAAACATCGGCCGGAAGATCAG CTGAAGTTAGTGCACCAACAGGTGCAGATCCTATAATGATGATGGAGTTTTACATGAAGAAGGCTGCACAGGAAGAGAGATTCAGACAACCTAAACAGTCAAAAGACGAAATGCCTCCACCCGCTTCTCTTCAAG GAGGTCCTGCTAAGAAAGGGCATCACATGGGTGATTACATCCCACCAGAAGAGCTCGAGAAATTCTTGGCTTCCTGTAATGATGCTGCTGCTCAGAAATCTGCCAGAGAGGCTGCAGAAAAGGCTAAAATTCAGGCTGATAATGTGGGGCATAAGCTCTTGTCCAAAATGGGTTGGAAagaag GTGAGGGTCTGGGGAGCTCCAAAAGTGGTATTGCAGATCCGATTATGGCAAGTAATGTTAAGATGAACAACTTGGGGGTTGGTGCTCACGAGCCTGGGGAGGTGACTGCTGAGGATGATATATATGAGCAGTACAAGAAGCGGATGATGCTTGGTTATCGTTACAGACCAAACCCCCTG AACAATCCTCGGAAAGCATACTATTGA